One window of the Candidatus Jettenia sp. genome contains the following:
- a CDS encoding methionine adenosyltransferase encodes MEILIEKTKNLPSRESAAEIVERKGLGHPDTLCDRAAEELSIAFSRYYREKFGRVLHHNIDKCLLVGGRSEVYFGGGKVITPLQFIAVGRAVEALGDEKVPLEEIARKTTHHWLGKQLRFLEPEKNVIVETKIRTGSADLRATFESLIPLANDTSIGVGFSPFTETESLVYQTEQFLNSPAVKQEFPVIGEDIKIMGIRVQDHINLTIAMALVSRFIPSKEKYFQVKKDILEYVQIFVRKRTSLKVTVVINAADNYEKDIVYLTVTGTSAECGDDGQVGRGNRANGLITPYRPMTLEAAAGKNPITHTGKLYNLVANGISAELTQDPHILEAECYLVSQIGMPITEPQMVHVKIHTDLTKKVWEERCRSIIKKHLDQMPQLWVGILERHYLLF; translated from the coding sequence ATGGAAATACTTATAGAGAAAACGAAAAATTTGCCTTCCCGGGAATCTGCCGCTGAAATTGTTGAACGCAAAGGATTGGGCCATCCCGACACGTTATGCGACCGTGCAGCCGAAGAATTAAGCATTGCCTTCTCCCGATATTACAGAGAAAAATTTGGCAGGGTATTACACCATAACATCGATAAGTGCCTTCTTGTAGGCGGGCGCTCCGAGGTATATTTCGGCGGTGGAAAGGTAATAACCCCCCTGCAATTCATTGCTGTAGGCAGGGCCGTGGAAGCCCTGGGAGATGAAAAAGTACCTCTGGAAGAGATCGCAAGGAAGACAACTCATCATTGGCTCGGTAAACAGTTGAGATTTTTAGAACCCGAAAAAAATGTCATTGTTGAAACGAAGATCAGAACAGGGAGTGCAGACCTGCGGGCAACTTTCGAAAGCTTAATCCCACTGGCAAACGATACCTCGATTGGTGTTGGTTTTTCACCTTTCACAGAAACGGAATCTCTCGTCTATCAAACCGAACAATTTTTAAATTCACCTGCGGTGAAACAAGAATTTCCTGTAATTGGCGAAGACATTAAAATCATGGGTATACGAGTACAGGACCACATAAACCTTACCATTGCTATGGCTCTTGTCTCAAGGTTCATCCCATCCAAGGAAAAATATTTTCAGGTAAAAAAAGACATACTTGAATATGTCCAGATCTTTGTAAGAAAAAGGACATCTCTCAAAGTCACCGTGGTAATAAATGCTGCCGATAACTATGAGAAGGATATTGTGTATTTAACCGTGACCGGGACAAGCGCTGAATGCGGGGACGATGGGCAGGTAGGCAGAGGTAACAGGGCTAATGGGTTAATCACCCCTTACCGGCCCATGACTCTTGAGGCTGCAGCAGGGAAAAATCCTATTACCCATACGGGTAAATTATATAATCTCGTTGCCAACGGGATATCGGCAGAGCTAACGCAGGACCCTCATATTTTAGAGGCAGAATGCTATCTCGTAAGTCAGATAGGGATGCCGATCACGGAACCCCAAATGGTACACGTAAAGATTCACACTGACCTTACAAAAAAAGTGTGGGAAGAGAGATGCAGAAGTATCATAAAAAAGCACCTCGATCAAATGCCGCAATTATGGGTCGGGATTTTAGAAAGGCATTATTTACTCTTTTAG
- a CDS encoding universal stress protein has product MIKIEKILFPTDFSTYAKHALKYALDFALERKSKLYILHVIPKLDISIGLGGTTSPLSQIYSNMEQEAKKTIHRLVPKRFLEKIEVENIITRGTPHLEIIKAAKKYNVDLITIATHGRTGLSHALLGSTAEKVVRQAPCPVLCVKRPGHEFVVP; this is encoded by the coding sequence ATGATTAAAATTGAAAAAATTCTATTTCCTACCGATTTCTCTACGTACGCAAAACATGCCTTAAAATATGCACTGGATTTTGCTTTGGAACGGAAGTCAAAGCTGTATATTCTGCATGTAATTCCCAAGTTAGATATCAGTATAGGTCTTGGAGGGACTACCAGTCCTCTTTCCCAAATATATAGCAATATGGAACAGGAAGCGAAAAAGACCATCCACCGTTTAGTACCAAAACGGTTTCTTGAGAAGATAGAGGTTGAAAACATTATCACACGGGGAACGCCACATCTTGAGATTATTAAAGCTGCTAAAAAATATAATGTTGATCTGATTACTATCGCAACCCACGGACGAACAGGCCTTTCCCATGCATTACTGGGAAGCACGGCAGAAAAGGTTGTGAGACAAGCCCCCTGCCCGGTTTTATGCGTTAAACGCCCCGGGCATGAGTTTGTAGTACCTTAA
- a CDS encoding Hsp20/alpha crystallin family protein: protein MSPITKKLSYLPLLNAFRNEMNKLLSNFQEGDIIVGTGLMPPLDVSEDDKGIMIKMEVPGIEPKDINISIIGNTLTIQGEKRVDKEEKEKNYHLLERCCGYFSRSVALPASVKFHQVKAEYKKGILEIILPKCEKSGIKKIPVKGG from the coding sequence ATGTCGCCTATAACAAAGAAATTATCCTATTTACCCCTATTAAATGCATTTAGGAATGAGATGAATAAACTCTTAAGTAATTTTCAGGAAGGAGATATAATCGTAGGAACAGGGTTGATGCCTCCTTTGGATGTCTCTGAAGACGATAAAGGCATTATGATAAAGATGGAGGTACCTGGAATTGAACCAAAGGATATTAATATTTCAATCATCGGCAATACGTTAACAATTCAGGGTGAAAAGAGGGTCGATAAAGAAGAAAAAGAAAAGAATTATCACCTTTTGGAAAGATGTTGCGGATATTTTTCCAGGTCTGTTGCGCTGCCTGCATCAGTAAAATTCCATCAGGTAAAGGCAGAATATAAAAAGGGGATACTTGAGATTATCTTACCAAAATGTGAGAAATCAGGAATAAAAAAGATTCCTGTGAAGGGAGGTTGA
- a CDS encoding DUF1957 domain-containing protein, with protein sequence MGKGYLSLILHAHLPFVRHPEYHEYLEEDWLFESITETYIPLINVFDKLIEDGIDFRLTMSLTPPLISMLTDALLQSRYIRYIDKRIELAEKEIRRTKQQPEFNKLAQMYHTYFKNAKQVYEEKYHQNIVQAFRKFQDMGKLEIITCAATHGFLPLIGNNMNALRAQIHVATEHYEKHFGKKPQGIWLPECAYDHAIEQILREANIRFFILETHGLIFASPRPRYGVYAPIYCSSGIAAFGRDAESSKQVWSSQEGYPGDFSYREFYRDVGFDLDYDYIQPYLHGDGKRSNIGIKYYRITGKTNHKEPYLRENALNKASEHAANFLFNREKQVEHLASIMDRKPVIVAPYDAELFGHWWFEGPDWINFLLRKIASHQKIISLITPSDYLEMYPNNQISTPSPSSWGYKGYHEYWQNENNDWIYRHLHKAADRMVELVKAYPHVQGNSLQNRALNQAARELLLAQSSDWAFIMKTGKMAEYAAKRTKDHLFRFTKLYDDIRTNAIDDMWLSDIESKDNIFPDIDYHIYQ encoded by the coding sequence ATGGGAAAGGGCTATCTGTCACTCATTTTGCATGCACACCTGCCGTTTGTCCGTCATCCGGAATATCATGAATACCTGGAAGAAGATTGGCTTTTCGAGTCTATTACGGAAACCTATATCCCCCTTATTAACGTCTTTGATAAACTGATTGAGGATGGGATTGATTTCCGTTTAACGATGTCCCTGACCCCCCCATTGATTTCTATGCTCACTGATGCGCTTTTACAATCCCGCTATATCCGATATATCGATAAACGGATCGAGCTGGCTGAAAAAGAAATACGGAGAACGAAACAACAACCGGAATTTAACAAACTTGCACAGATGTATCACACGTATTTCAAGAACGCTAAACAGGTATATGAGGAAAAATATCATCAAAATATTGTCCAGGCTTTCAGGAAATTCCAGGACATGGGCAAACTAGAGATAATAACGTGTGCTGCTACCCATGGTTTCTTACCCCTTATCGGTAACAATATGAACGCTTTGCGCGCTCAAATTCATGTAGCAACAGAGCATTATGAGAAGCATTTCGGTAAAAAGCCGCAGGGCATATGGCTGCCTGAATGTGCTTACGATCATGCGATAGAACAGATACTCAGGGAGGCAAATATCCGTTTTTTTATCCTGGAAACGCACGGACTCATCTTCGCATCTCCCAGGCCTCGGTACGGTGTTTACGCCCCTATTTATTGCTCTTCAGGTATAGCAGCTTTTGGAAGGGATGCGGAATCCTCCAAACAGGTTTGGAGTTCTCAGGAAGGATACCCCGGTGATTTCTCCTATCGTGAATTTTACCGGGATGTAGGTTTTGACCTTGATTATGATTACATACAACCTTATCTCCACGGGGATGGTAAGCGTTCAAACATAGGCATTAAATATTATCGGATCACCGGCAAGACCAACCATAAAGAACCCTATCTGCGTGAAAATGCCTTAAACAAGGCCTCTGAGCATGCAGCAAACTTTCTCTTTAACCGGGAAAAACAGGTAGAGCATCTTGCATCGATCATGGACCGGAAGCCTGTTATTGTCGCACCCTACGATGCAGAGCTCTTTGGCCATTGGTGGTTTGAAGGGCCTGACTGGATTAATTTCTTACTCAGAAAAATTGCATCTCATCAGAAGATAATCTCACTTATTACCCCATCAGATTACCTTGAGATGTATCCGAATAATCAGATTTCCACACCTTCTCCCTCGAGTTGGGGATATAAGGGATATCATGAGTATTGGCAGAATGAAAACAACGATTGGATTTACCGTCACCTCCATAAGGCAGCGGATCGTATGGTCGAGCTGGTGAAAGCATATCCGCACGTGCAGGGAAACTCATTACAAAACCGGGCGCTCAATCAGGCTGCTCGGGAACTTCTGTTGGCACAAAGCAGCGATTGGGCTTTTATCATGAAAACCGGTAAGATGGCGGAATATGCTGCAAAGAGGACAAAAGACCACCTCTTCCGTTTTACAAAACTGTATGATGATATCCGGACAAACGCTATCGATGATATGTGGCTCTCTGATATTGAAAGTAAGGATAATATCTTTCCGGATATCGATTACCATATTTATCAATAA
- a CDS encoding DUF4912 domain-containing protein yields the protein MDKEIIKEIFFLTLEVIKAICGILWKKIKDYIRLIWNRFFGMADISSHEEASEQEWGVVNEDMWPDIQEIPSDELKKSPYRTGEKEAISAPAIPELPGIPEEKQQEQEVTDKDKPVSDYEVAYDREKEVQHILEEKKVFSPQITPELPIGYQDNQIVLMARDPSYLFTYWEIRKDVIDTVLSTLGTLARNVKMILRVYDVTNTIFNGNNANTRFDIEIPAGAQSWYIYADKPNTSFCVDIGFLTPNGTFRILARSNIIRTPPAGVSEVIDREWMYIEELYKKAFIPIGLGISESVFERAHRDWQEMLKEAVSSPANLLRT from the coding sequence ATGGATAAAGAAATTATAAAAGAAATATTTTTTCTTACTCTTGAAGTTATCAAGGCCATTTGCGGGATACTTTGGAAAAAGATAAAAGATTACATCAGACTTATCTGGAACAGGTTTTTTGGCATGGCCGACATCTCGTCTCATGAAGAGGCTTCTGAGCAGGAATGGGGAGTTGTTAATGAAGATATGTGGCCAGATATTCAGGAAATCCCTTCCGATGAGTTGAAAAAATCCCCTTACAGAACCGGGGAAAAAGAAGCTATAAGCGCTCCGGCAATTCCAGAACTTCCTGGTATTCCTGAAGAAAAACAACAAGAACAGGAAGTTACCGATAAGGATAAACCGGTAAGTGATTATGAGGTGGCATATGATAGGGAGAAAGAGGTTCAACACATACTTGAAGAAAAAAAGGTCTTTTCTCCACAGATTACTCCAGAGCTTCCGATTGGTTACCAGGATAATCAGATTGTATTAATGGCGCGGGATCCATCCTATCTCTTTACTTATTGGGAGATAAGGAAGGATGTAATAGATACCGTGTTGAGTACCCTTGGTACCCTGGCGCGTAATGTAAAAATGATATTAAGGGTCTATGATGTGACGAATACAATCTTTAACGGCAATAACGCCAATACCCGTTTTGATATTGAAATTCCTGCCGGGGCACAAAGTTGGTATATTTACGCGGATAAACCAAATACATCCTTTTGTGTTGATATCGGATTCCTCACCCCGAATGGAACATTCCGTATCCTGGCAAGATCAAATATCATCAGGACTCCTCCTGCGGGCGTATCAGAGGTAATTGACAGAGAGTGGATGTATATTGAAGAGCTTTACAAAAAGGCATTCATCCCTATAGGCCTCGGAATCAGTGAATCTGTATTTGAGAGGGCACACAGGGATTGGCAGGAAATGCTCAAAGAGGCTGTATCATCGCCTGCAAATCTTTTGAGAACTTAA
- a CDS encoding universal stress protein has translation MRNAPAAFFPDLIFGLTKTCHSVIIALPRANNENYILNKIFNSQTSGGIVFMIQQILVPTDGSENSLTAADYAIHIAQLFHASIRGLFVKDVKILTGPLIHDIGTSIGGAVPYGTFNQTIRGVLESQADAALNLVEGKCAKAGIPFSREIREGVVSREIVKSAESCDLVAMGRMGTHAEWRDVFLGTTVEFVVRQTHRPVLITPSEFRSFKRTLIAYDGSSYADKALRSGAEIAKAMKLPVTVVCVSDKKDDALEKLTRARTFLESYQLTVETITKGGYDHAGGILEVCNDETDLLVMGAYGHSRIQEMILGSTTVRVMRATSCPILLCR, from the coding sequence TTGAGAAACGCTCCTGCTGCTTTTTTTCCCGATCTGATATTTGGCTTGACAAAGACTTGCCATTCGGTAATAATCGCACTGCCACGAGCAAATAATGAGAATTATATTCTGAATAAAATCTTTAACAGCCAGACATCCGGAGGCATTGTATTTATGATACAGCAAATTCTTGTCCCTACTGATGGTTCTGAAAACAGCCTTACAGCCGCTGATTACGCAATACACATAGCACAGCTATTTCATGCCAGTATTCGGGGGTTATTTGTTAAGGACGTAAAGATATTAACCGGTCCTCTGATCCATGATATTGGAACAAGTATTGGGGGTGCTGTTCCTTACGGAACATTTAACCAGACTATCCGGGGTGTATTAGAATCGCAGGCAGATGCAGCCCTGAACCTGGTTGAAGGGAAATGTGCCAAGGCTGGGATACCATTTAGCCGGGAGATACGGGAAGGTGTTGTAAGCCGTGAAATTGTTAAATCTGCCGAGAGCTGCGACCTAGTTGCTATGGGAAGAATGGGAACTCATGCTGAATGGCGCGATGTGTTTTTAGGCACTACGGTGGAATTCGTAGTACGGCAGACCCATAGACCGGTGCTTATTACACCGTCCGAATTCAGATCTTTTAAAAGGACGCTGATTGCTTATGATGGAAGTTCCTATGCAGATAAAGCGTTGCGGAGTGGTGCCGAGATAGCAAAGGCTATGAAGTTGCCCGTAACGGTGGTATGCGTATCAGATAAGAAAGATGATGCCCTGGAGAAGCTGACACGAGCGAGGACCTTTCTGGAAAGTTACCAGCTTACGGTAGAGACGATTACAAAGGGGGGATATGATCATGCAGGCGGGATTCTGGAAGTATGCAATGATGAAACGGACCTCCTGGTTATGGGCGCCTATGGCCATTCAAGGATTCAGGAAATGATTCTGGGAAGTACCACCGTAAGGGTAATGAGAGCCACAAGCTGCCCGATTTTATTATGCCGATAA